DNA from Candidatus Hydrogenedentota bacterium:
TGCAGTCCTGCCCCTCCTCTTAAGCATCGCCCCCTTCGCGCTCTTCGCCACCCCTTACCGCGCCTTTTGGAATTACGGATGGGCATTGTTTTCTCTTATCCTCGCAATCTACGGATTGTTCCTCCTGTACCGGCTCTACGCCGCCAAGCGCCTTTATCTTCCCGCTCATGTGGTGGGCATCTTTTCGATCTTGGCTTTCTTTGCCGCGTCCTTGTTTTTCCCAAGCCTGAACAACCACAAATCGGCACGCTTCTTTTGCGCGCCGGTAGCCGCTTTGGTTGATCAAGGAATCGATTTCGATTTATATACCATTGGTTTTGCCCGTGAAGAATATATCTTTTATTCCAAGCACCCGTTTAAAGAACTCTTTACCAAGGAAGTACCCCTGAGCCAAGATCACGGATTAACACCCTTGCAAATGGCACGTTTCCAAAAGGAATGTTCCCGCGTGATTAACAAGGCACAGACCAAAATCGAAGTGCAGGATATAAACGCCATCAGCGAAACAGAATTGGAAGCGCTGCACGAAGCACTGCAAGAAGCCATCCACAAAAAGAACTATGCCGAGCCTCTTTGGCTGGATTTTAAAGCGGGTCTCGAAGAACAAGTCCGTGCGTTCTTCGAAGATTTCGCCACGCCGCGCCCCGCCTTCCTCTACATCCAGGCCGCCGATTGGTATTGGATCTATGGGCTGCACCCCGAGACGGGCGGCGCCATGGTTATGGATCAAAGTGCAGTAGGCAGCCGTTCCATGCTCCTTATCGCCAATGAAGCGGGAGCCGCACTCCTCAGCACTATACCCTAAACGCGCCGCCTCAGTCTGTTACGATTTGCCCATGACTCAGCGCTTCCTGAATCCGTTTCCCAAAAGCAATAGCCGCCGAAAAAAGGGAGCGTTCCGGTTCTTCACACAAGAGGGTCTGCAGAATCACATCCTCGGCGTAGCCGGGTCCTTCCACACGGCAGATCCATAGTATTTCCGGATTGGAAACAGCAAGCGCCTGCATGGTCTCATCCAATTTCCCCAAAGGCGCGCGATCCACATGATCAAAGAGGAAGGAGGCTTCCACACGGAGCCCGCCCAGTTCTGATTGGGACAATTGAAAGCTGCCGCCGCACTGCTCCGCCGCACTTTGAAAGAGGCTCAAACCCAGGCCGGTCACCTTGCCCGGTTTCGTCGTATAAAATGGATTCAGGGCGGTACCCGCAGACAGATCCATGCCCGGCCCGTCATCGTCCACACTCAAGATCAACAGCCCTTCAGACAATTCCCGTTTGATGCCCAGCCGAATGATCCCCGCCTTGGCACGGATCGAATTTTCCATGATGTCCATTAGGTGTAAGGATAGTTCACGCAAGGAAAGACCTCCTCCCCGCCTCCCTTCGGAAGGCACGTTTTATTTCCCCGAAGCTGGGCTCTTCCACCTCAAAATAGCAGCGTGCACGGCCCACGTCGTTTAGGTAATGGGCGTCGGAGTTCATGATCAACGCGTGCCCCTCCTCCAGATAAGGCAGGTGCCGCCCTTCCACATACCCCAAAGCCGTTATTTCCAGTGCATCAAAGCGCAGATTCTCAGGAAGCAGCCCCAATTGGCTGGTAATGGAAAAGGAGGGCCGATCAAAATGGGCAGGAATCACGAGCCCTCCATAACGGCGTATGAGCGCGGCCGTTTGGTTCAGATCCAGATCTGTCGCGAAAGAGAGCATGCGGTCAACGGTACCGCAGCGATTGCCCTTAGCGTCCAGCAGCAGCTGTTCCCCATAAGGGTCGCCCGCCGCGCCGACAAGGGGAAGATGCTGTGCCACCTCCGCTGAGGCAGCCTGCGCCTGCCGGGCATCGGGGAAAAGCCCCAACACGTGCACCTCCTCCGCCGTCGTGATTTCCATGCCCACCAAGACCTGCAGATACGGACCGGCAAAATCCTGCGCTGCCTCCTGCACAGCCGCTCCGTTACCCGCACTGTTATGATCACACAGGGCGATCACATCCAGCTCCGCGGCAACAGCCGCATAGACGATGGTCTCCGGCGTCATATCCTTATCGGCACAAGGGGAAAGTGCAGAGTGGATATGCAAATCAGCTGCAATTACGCGCATGGA
Protein-coding regions in this window:
- a CDS encoding ATP-binding protein translates to MRELSLHLMDIMENSIRAKAGIIRLGIKRELSEGLLILSVDDDGPGMDLSAGTALNPFYTTKPGKVTGLGLSLFQSAAEQCGGSFQLSQSELGGLRVEASFLFDHVDRAPLGKLDETMQALAVSNPEILWICRVEGPGYAEDVILQTLLCEEPERSLFSAAIAFGKRIQEALSHGQIVTD
- a CDS encoding PHP domain-containing protein — protein: MRVIAADLHIHSALSPCADKDMTPETIVYAAVAAELDVIALCDHNSAGNGAAVQEAAQDFAGPYLQVLVGMEITTAEEVHVLGLFPDARQAQAASAEVAQHLPLVGAAGDPYGEQLLLDAKGNRCGTVDRMLSFATDLDLNQTAALIRRYGGLVIPAHFDRPSFSITSQLGLLPENLRFDALEITALGYVEGRHLPYLEEGHALIMNSDAHYLNDVGRARCYFEVEEPSFGEIKRAFRREAGRRSFLA